A segment of the Aureliella helgolandensis genome:
ACGTGGTGCCCCAATACTCGGCCATCTGGGAAACCTCCCTCGACATCGCCAACACGCTGCTAGCGCAACTGGCCAAAGATGGAGCCGCCGAGCTCAACGACGCGATCACGATGCAATTTGTGTGCGACTTGCTCGCGATCAACTATACGGTCGACGCGTCGATCGTGTCGCACCTGCAGATCCTCACCCCCGAGTTGTCCGGCCGGATCATTACCTCGGCCCTGGACTGGGACACGTTGAGGGCCCATCTAAAAAAACTCCTCAGCCGCTCGACATCCGGCGGCACAAATTCCGACTCTGGTGCAACGCCGCCGACCGAGGCATAACCACCGGCGATTACTTTCCCACACCAGCCGAGTTGGCAATTTGGCACTACGCTCGCTAGGCTGCCCCCTCTCGAACTCGGCTTTTCCCACCTCTCCGATGTCACGCCCCACGCCAGCTCGCCCCCATGAGCTGGCGTGCACACTTACATACCCTCGTTTCGGCGCCGGTGTGCGCAAAAAATGCCATCGATGAACGGGCTACGCCCCGCAGGGCACCCCGCCGGGAGGGACCCGCCACCCGGGGGGCCCCTCCGACCCTCGGCCCGCCGCCCTCCCGCCTCGCTGGCCGCCGCCGTGCGACACGCGTGACACATATCCACTGACACGCGTGCGTTTGGCCCTGCGTTTTTTCGTTGACGGGCCGATCCTTGCCTCTCTGGAGGGGCGTTTCGCGGTTCCTGAAGCCCGCTAGCTAAAGAATGCTCGCCAGGAAGTAAGAAGTAAATTGGAGAGCGAATAAGATTGCAGAATGGAATTCCAGAGGTGGGGCGAGGCTGGCCGAGTGGGGCTGCCTCCCGCTTTCGCTCGTCGAATTTCTTAGCGATGTGGTTCTTGGTGCTGTGGTGCTTGGCTCAGTAGCTCCTGGCATCTTCACCGTTCGGCAGTGTAGAGTCCGCCGAAGTTGAAATGGCCCCAGCCATCTGTGGACTGATCGACGATTCGTAGAAATACTCGTCGCCCGATCCACTGGTCCGTATGGATCAGCTGGGGGCGAAGAGAATTGGAGTTAGTCGCGTTCTTCACTCGCAGCAATTCGCTTTGGGTCTCCGAGTCGATGAGGGCGAGGTAAAGCGTCTTGTCGGCACCCCCAGAGGTTGTCGCGTAATAGGATGCTTCGGTCACTTCGAATTCTGGCGACCGAATTTGCCCGGTGCGCGAGTCGTCGAACCCTTGCTGAAGTTCGGAGGTTCCAATGAAGTAATCGTGCAACGCATTAAAATCACTCCGCTTGGAATTGGTGAAGGGGCCCGGCAGATTGCCCGATTCTATCTTCCAACCCGCTCGCACGCTCGCCTCGTCAAACGACCACAGGGGGGGGCCGAGCTTGGGCTTCGGCAGCCATTTCAGCCGCGCTAGCTGAATTCCATCTAATTCCGGCGTGAGGGCGACGATGAAGTCCTCGCCATCGTGATGCACGATCTCCGGTGCAGCGACGGCTAGACGCGTTGCCAGGTATCGCTCGTCCTGGTTGATGCCGAACATCTTCGGATCCTTCGAATGGTAGACGGTAGTGATGCCGTTGGTTCCGTAATGCTGCGTGCGGAAGAGGTAGAACCGACCGTTGCGCTGCACTACGTGCGGGCACTCCGCAGAGAATTTCCCGGTGGTGGTGAAACCTCCGAACGAGACCGTTGTCGAGTTGCTCCAAGTTTTGAAATCCTCTGTTGTGCGCACGTAAACGGCTCCTTGGTCGTTGGGGTATGCTGTGTAGTAGGCGTGCCACAGGTCGCCAACCTTGAGCATCGCGACATCGCGCGTATTGTTGCCAGCTCCTTCGGTGAACATGGCGGTCATTCCCGAGGGTTGAATGACTCGCTGAAAGACCTTTCCATCTTCACTGATTGCATGACAGATATTGTTCCAGTCTCCGTAGAACATGTGAAATTGTCCCCCCTCGCGAACGACATGCGGAGCCTGCAGGCCGCCAGCAACCTCGCCGACCGATGGATCCGATTCCATGGCGATGCCCATCGGCTTCCAGTTGGGTTGAGTCAGGCTTTCTCCTTCCCAGCGATGGAATAGTCGCGTGTGGCCACCGCATTTCGTGCGTCGAATGCATGACCAGGCTTGCCAGGTTCCGTCTGCTGCCTGCCAGACTCCAAAGTCCACCGGCTGTTGCTTCGGGCCGGTGAACTCCCCGAGATCAGGATTGCCGGCGATGCGAATCCATGGCCCCTGAATCGTCGGCACGAGTGTCTCGTCGGCGAATGCAGAGGGCGTCAGCAGGATCGTCAGCAACAAGGCGTAGGGGAAGCGGGGCATGGGGGTCTCACCGTGGAAAGAGGGTTGGAAAGTGATCAGTGTGCTACGATGCGTTTGGCTGGATCTTGCGGGTCATGCTGTATCGCAGGTGCGATTCCATCTCCACGCGAGCGCGATCGGTATCGGAATCTCGAATTGCTTCGACAATGGATTCGTGAGCAAGGATGGCCCGCTGGCTGCGGTCCGAGTCATTCCGGCAGCTCTCCTTCTGCGCGAAGGCTACAAAGCCAGCCAATGCTTCCAGCAGCACCGGGAACAGCGGGTTGTCGGCCGCTCGGGCGATCTCGAGATGGAACTCCAAGTCGATTTGCTGTGCTTCCGCGTCGGCGGAGGTCATCGCTTGCCGGAAACGCTGCAACAATATTTCTAGCTTGCCAAGATGCGCGTCCGTTCGCCGTCGCGCAGCCAACGCGACTGTCTGAGATTCAATGGCCAGGCGGACTTCAAACACTTGGTCAAACGTCCGTTGGCCACCGGACGAGAGCATCAACGGCAAGAGGTAGCCGAGCGTTTCCGAGTCGATGGATTTAACGCGCGTTCGCCGACCATGCCCAATGTCGACGACACCCAACCCACGCAGCATCGACAGGGCTTCGCGAATCGCAATGCGACTCACCCCAAACTCATCAATCAGTGCACGCTCGCTCGGGATCGTGCTGCCTGTCTCCCAGACGCCTGACCTGACATTCTGGAGCATGTGGTGGAAAACTGTTTCCGTAGACGTCGTTGAACTGACCATCCGCCATTTCCTGAGGCTGTGTTATTGCGATGACGGTGACCCGTTTACCGGCTAGAGATCATACCAGTTGGTGTGCGGGTGTCAAGAAGTTATGGTTGTTTGCAGCGTATGGTCGTTGATTCGTCACGGGGAACTGCTATGCTGGTCATACCAGTTAACGGCAGTTAACGGAAAGCAGTCACGTAGATTCAGCTGGAGCAAGGCCTTGCCAACGAGTCCTCTTAATCAACAAGTCGCCATCATTACCGGAGCATCGAGCGGGATTGGTGCTGGCGTAGCGGAAGAATTGAATGCGGCCGGAATGAAGTTGGTGCTGACGGCCCGACGCGCCGACAGACTCAACGCTCTTGCGGCCGATCTGACGGATTGCGAAGTCGTGGCGGCAGATATCGCCGACGCTGAGACCCCGCAAAAGCTCGTCGATCGGGCGATCGAAAAATTCGGTCGACTGGATGTCGTGTTCAATAGTGCGGGCGTCATGTTTTCGGGCACCATTGATGAAGTGGACATCGATGAAATGTGCCGGATGGTGCGCGTCAATGCTGAAGCCGCAGTGCGAATGGCCTACACGGCCGTCAAGCATTTCCAGCAAGTCGGTTCGGGGCACCTCGTCAATGTTTCCAGTATTCTCGGAACGAAGGTGCGGCCTGGTGCAGGCGTCTATGCCGGTACCAAGCATGCCATCGAAGCACTTTCGGAAGCGTTTCGAATGGAATTGGCCAAGACGAACGTTAAGGTCAGCTTGATTGAGCCGGGAGTCGTCGATACCGAGCTCCAGAGTCATTTCCTGGTACATCCGAAGGAGATGTTGGGAATCAAGCAACCGCTTCAATCCGCGGACATCGCGCGTTGCGTGCGTTTCGTGCTAGAGCAACCATCCCACGTCCGCATACCGGTGATGATGGTGATCCCGGGCGAGCAGGCAATGTAGGGCGCTGACGCGAATTGAACTCATGAATGTATTCGGGATCCATCTCGTCGACCTGCTGGTGCTGGCCGCCTATTTCGCAGTCATCCTCTATCTGGGCGTCTATCTGGGCGCGAAGAAAACGAAAACGCTGGGAGACTTTTTTGTCGCTGGTGGACGCTGGGGGCCGCTCGTCTCGTTTGTATTTGTGTTTGCGTCAGCGATTGCGGGGAATGAGGCCGTCGTCGTCAGTGGCCAATCGTATTCGAGTGGGCTTTCGGGGGTGTGGTATTGGTGGAGTTTT
Coding sequences within it:
- a CDS encoding glycoside hydrolase family protein, with translation MPRFPYALLLTILLTPSAFADETLVPTIQGPWIRIAGNPDLGEFTGPKQQPVDFGVWQAADGTWQAWSCIRRTKCGGHTRLFHRWEGESLTQPNWKPMGIAMESDPSVGEVAGGLQAPHVVREGGQFHMFYGDWNNICHAISEDGKVFQRVIQPSGMTAMFTEGAGNNTRDVAMLKVGDLWHAYYTAYPNDQGAVYVRTTEDFKTWSNSTTVSFGGFTTTGKFSAECPHVVQRNGRFYLFRTQHYGTNGITTVYHSKDPKMFGINQDERYLATRLAVAAPEIVHHDGEDFIVALTPELDGIQLARLKWLPKPKLGPPLWSFDEASVRAGWKIESGNLPGPFTNSKRSDFNALHDYFIGTSELQQGFDDSRTGQIRSPEFEVTEASYYATTSGGADKTLYLALIDSETQSELLRVKNATNSNSLRPQLIHTDQWIGRRVFLRIVDQSTDGWGHFNFGGLYTAER
- a CDS encoding FadR/GntR family transcriptional regulator, with translation MVSSTTSTETVFHHMLQNVRSGVWETGSTIPSERALIDEFGVSRIAIREALSMLRGLGVVDIGHGRRTRVKSIDSETLGYLLPLMLSSGGQRTFDQVFEVRLAIESQTVALAARRRTDAHLGKLEILLQRFRQAMTSADAEAQQIDLEFHLEIARAADNPLFPVLLEALAGFVAFAQKESCRNDSDRSQRAILAHESIVEAIRDSDTDRARVEMESHLRYSMTRKIQPNAS
- a CDS encoding SDR family oxidoreductase translates to MPTSPLNQQVAIITGASSGIGAGVAEELNAAGMKLVLTARRADRLNALAADLTDCEVVAADIADAETPQKLVDRAIEKFGRLDVVFNSAGVMFSGTIDEVDIDEMCRMVRVNAEAAVRMAYTAVKHFQQVGSGHLVNVSSILGTKVRPGAGVYAGTKHAIEALSEAFRMELAKTNVKVSLIEPGVVDTELQSHFLVHPKEMLGIKQPLQSADIARCVRFVLEQPSHVRIPVMMVIPGEQAM